From one Bos indicus x Bos taurus breed Angus x Brahman F1 hybrid chromosome 7, Bos_hybrid_MaternalHap_v2.0, whole genome shotgun sequence genomic stretch:
- the LOC113896486 gene encoding olfactory receptor 10H3-like — protein sequence MAGMNSVLKEDNAASLSSQNYSTVSEFILIGFSNFPQQLLPTFFLLYLLMYLFTLLGNLLIMGTIWREHSLHTPMYLFLCALSISEILFTVTITPEMLVDMLSTHHSITFVACASQMFFSFTFGYTHSFLLMIMGYDRYVAICHPLHYNVLMSTHDCARLVSWCWAGGSVMGMMVTLIVFLLTFCGSNEIHHFFCHIFSLLKLACGRDTASLTLAVILVCVTALIGCLFLIVLSYVFIVAAILRIPSTEGRHKTFSTCVSHLTIVVVHYGFASIIYLKPKGPRSMDSNILMTTTYTVFTPFLSPIIFSLRNKELKNAIKRSFRRTFCPLNS from the exons ATGGCAGGAATGAATTCAGTACTAAAAGAAGACA ATGCAGCATCCTTATCTAGTCAGAACTACAGCACAGTGTCTGAATTCATCCTCATTGGCTTCTCCAACTTCCCTCAGCAGCTCCTGCCCACCTTCTTCCTGCTGTACCTGCTGATGTACCTGTTCACACTGCTGGGGAACCTGCTCATCATGGGCACCATCTGGAGGGAGCAcagcctccacacccccatgtacctCTTCCTGTGTGCCCTCTCCATCTCTGAGATTCTGTTCACTGTTACCATTACCCCTGAAATGCTGGTGGACATGCTCTCCACCCATCACTCCATCACCTTTGTGGCCTGTGCCAGCCAGATGTTTTTCTCCTTTACGTTTGGCTACACCCACTCCTTCCTGCTCATGATCATGGGCTATgaccgctacgtggccatctgccaccccctgcACTACAACGTGCTCATGAGCACCCATGACTGTGCCCGTCTTGTGTCCTGGTGCTGGGCTGGAGGCTCAGTTATGGGGATGATGGTGACACTGATAGTTTTTCTTCTCACCTTCTGTGGGTCCAATGAGATTCACCATTTTTTCTGCcatattttttccctcttgaaGTTGGCCTGTGGGAGGGACACAGCCTCTCTCACCCTGGCTGTGATCCTGGTCTGTGTCACAGCCCTGATTGGGTGCTTATTCCTTATCGTCCTCTCCTATGTCTTCATCGTGGCTGCCATCCTGAGGATCCCCTCCACTGAGGGCCGGCACAAGACCTTCTCCACCTGTGTCTCCCACCTCACCATAGTGGTCGTGCACTACGGTTTTGCCTCCATCATCTACCTCAAGCCCAAGGGTCCTCGTTCTATGGACAGTAACATTCTGATGACCACCACTTATACAGTCTTCACCCCCTTTCTTAGTCCAATTATTTTCAGTCTTAGGAATAAAGAGCTAAAGAACGCCATAAAAAGAAGCTTCCGCAGAACTTTCTGTCCCCTAAACTCCTAG